The genomic DNA AGATTATATGAGAACACAAGGAAAAAAGCCAGGTACAAAGGTATTATCATTTGAGGTAGTAGAAAGTACAAAGTATTTCTCTGAAAAATTAGGTATAACTCCTGGTGAAAAAATGATAAAAATAATGCGTTTAAGACTTGCTGATGACCTTCCTATGATGCTTGAAAGAACATATCTTCCTATGAAAGAATTTATAGGATTGACAAAAGAAAAAATCGAACAAAAACCTTTATATGAAATATTTAGAGAAGATTATGGCGAGATTATTAAAGTTGCTGATGAAGAATTTTCAGCTGGAATAATCTCTGATAAGGAAGCTAAGTTATTGGAAGTACCAGGAGATTCACCTTGTCTGAAATTACTTCGTACCACATATAATGATGACAATATAGTTATTGAATTTACTTTGAGTGTCGCTAGAAGCGATAAATTTGTATATAGAGTAAGACATGTAAGATAGTAAGTTAAATAACTTTCAAGAAAACAGAATGATATTATAAGCGTCAATGCCACAATGATAGTATAATTATAAGGAGGTTATTTTGAAAAGTTTTATTTATGCAGATAAATTTTTTATGAAACATGGAATCAAAGAAAAAGGTTACCTTAGTATAATTAATGGCAAATTCGGTGAATTTCAACAAGAAAGACCTAATGTTACTGATAATGTTATAGATTTTTCAGGTAAATATATTGCTCCTGGCTTAGTTGATACTCACATTCACGGTCTTTTAGGTGCAGATGTCATGGACAATACATTTGAAGCAATAAACACAATTTCAAAAGGCTTATTAAAATATGGAGTAACATCTTTCCTACCTACAACTTTAACTGATTCTGTAGATACACTAAGTGATTCTGTAGAAAATATAAGCAATAGCTTCAATCGAGTTGAGGGTGCAAAAATACAAGGGATTTATTTAGAAGGTCCATTTTTTACAGAAAAATAT from Clostridioides difficile ATCC 9689 = DSM 1296 includes the following:
- a CDS encoding GntR family transcriptional regulator — its product is MIKRNDKRPIYDQLVEILRTKIENEMEPNDRMLSERKICDEYGVSRTTVRLAMAELEHMGYIYKRHGKGTFVAALSQNSQNLMESYSFTDYMRTQGKKPGTKVLSFEVVESTKYFSEKLGITPGEKMIKIMRLRLADDLPMMLERTYLPMKEFIGLTKEKIEQKPLYEIFREDYGEIIKVADEEFSAGIISDKEAKLLEVPGDSPCLKLLRTTYNDDNIVIEFTLSVARSDKFVYRVRHVR